A stretch of Paenibacillus sp. URB8-2 DNA encodes these proteins:
- a CDS encoding TIGR03943 family putative permease subunit, whose translation MNNSASIQRHYMFRAAILLAFAVYIEHLARRDALHYYVTPGLAFWVRLCPVPLAFMALGLAVQAIFGRESAGCDCGHQLPRSKARSVAVYGAFLFPLLLGFALPDRALGSAAAASKGVALTFASERNGDAARFRTSDPFAAEFAALARKLYTQPVIPVYPQIFSETLGALDQYKQDFKGREVVVSGFLYRENNHDLGGRFAVSRFLVQCCTADATPLGVLVNAGQQKSLPADTWIKVRGKLQIVVYKGKETLQIDAESVTPVKQPSTPYVYTSPDSVEAWNELQTAAQ comes from the coding sequence ATGAATAACTCCGCGAGCATCCAGCGCCACTACATGTTTCGGGCGGCCATTCTGCTGGCGTTCGCCGTCTATATCGAACACCTGGCACGACGGGACGCGCTCCATTATTATGTCACTCCTGGTCTGGCGTTCTGGGTCAGGCTCTGCCCGGTCCCGCTCGCCTTCATGGCGCTTGGTCTGGCAGTACAGGCCATCTTCGGCAGAGAAAGCGCCGGGTGCGATTGCGGCCATCAGCTCCCCCGCTCAAAGGCCCGCAGTGTCGCAGTTTACGGCGCTTTCTTGTTCCCCCTGCTGCTCGGCTTCGCCCTGCCGGACAGAGCGCTTGGCAGCGCCGCCGCAGCCAGCAAGGGAGTGGCGCTAACCTTTGCATCGGAACGGAACGGAGATGCTGCAAGATTCCGGACCTCCGATCCGTTCGCGGCGGAATTTGCCGCCTTGGCCAGGAAGCTGTACACCCAGCCGGTCATACCCGTGTATCCGCAAATCTTCTCGGAAACACTGGGGGCGCTTGATCAATACAAACAGGATTTCAAGGGAAGAGAGGTTGTGGTCAGCGGCTTCCTGTACCGGGAGAATAACCACGACTTGGGCGGCCGTTTTGCGGTGAGCCGCTTTCTGGTGCAGTGCTGCACCGCGGATGCGACACCGCTCGGCGTCCTTGTCAACGCCGGACAGCAAAAAAGCCTGCCAGCCGACACCTGGATCAAGGTTCGGGGCAAGCTTCAAATTGTGGTCTATAAAGGCAAGGAAACGCTGCAGATTGACGCCGAATCGGTGACGCCGGTTAAACAGCCTTCCACTCCGTATGTCTATACCAGCCCCGATTCCGTGGAGGCGTGGAACGAGCTGCAGACGGCTGCTCAATGA
- a CDS encoding permease, with the protein MTAFSPLKALPLLLPAAFLIIPAVLWLPQHSELLDSAYLYTFKTGFIGILLEALPFVLAGSLLSSLIGVFVPDEAIARWIPRRVLPALLFACLLGVIVPICECGMIPLVRRLMRKGMPLHVGVAFILSGPILNPVVFAATLTAFRSHPSLAYARMGLAFAVAFLIGFILYITVKKSPLRLSIPRGSGPEHQHGTRGGKFAAVFTHAADDFFEMGKFLIFGCMLTSLIQTFVVQSSLASIGARPLGSYLFMMGFAFILSLCSTSDAFVGAAFLHSFPAGSLLAFTVLGPMLDFKNALMLLSLFKTRFALYLFFLIASIVFTGSILLSGWL; encoded by the coding sequence ATGACCGCCTTTTCGCCCCTCAAAGCGCTGCCGCTGCTTCTTCCTGCGGCTTTTCTGATCATTCCCGCCGTCCTGTGGCTGCCGCAGCACAGCGAGCTCCTGGACAGCGCTTATCTGTATACGTTCAAAACGGGGTTTATCGGCATTTTACTGGAGGCCCTGCCTTTTGTGCTGGCCGGTTCGCTGCTGTCCTCTCTGATCGGCGTATTCGTGCCGGATGAAGCCATTGCCCGCTGGATTCCGCGCCGGGTGCTTCCGGCCTTGCTGTTCGCCTGTCTGCTGGGCGTGATCGTCCCCATCTGCGAATGCGGTATGATTCCGCTTGTCAGGCGGCTGATGCGGAAGGGCATGCCGCTGCACGTCGGGGTCGCTTTTATCCTGTCCGGCCCCATCCTGAATCCGGTCGTCTTCGCCGCCACGCTGACCGCTTTCCGCAGTCATCCAAGTCTGGCGTATGCCCGCATGGGGCTTGCCTTCGCCGTGGCTTTCCTTATAGGATTCATCCTGTATATCACGGTCAAAAAATCGCCGCTCCGCCTTTCGATTCCGCGCGGCAGCGGGCCGGAGCATCAGCACGGCACAAGGGGAGGAAAGTTTGCAGCTGTGTTCACGCATGCCGCAGATGATTTTTTTGAGATGGGAAAATTCCTTATCTTTGGCTGCATGCTCACCTCCCTGATCCAGACGTTTGTCGTCCAGAGCAGCCTTGCTTCCATCGGCGCCAGACCGCTTGGCTCCTATTTGTTTATGATGGGCTTTGCGTTTATTTTGTCGCTCTGCTCGACCTCCGACGCCTTCGTCGGGGCGGCTTTTCTGCATTCCTTTCCGGCCGGATCGCTGCTTGCCTTTACGGTGCTCGGTCCGATGCTCGATTTCAAAAATGCCTTGATGCTGCTGTCGTTATTCAAGACCCGTTTTGCCTTATATTTGTTCTTTCTGATCGCTTCCATTGTGTTTACCGGCTCGATCCTGCTGTCCGGATGGCTGTGA
- a CDS encoding CobW family GTP-binding protein produces the protein MRIPVIVLSGFLGSGKTTLLLSLLKESYARGLRPGVLMNELGMQDVDGYILEEQTGAAVEKLLDGCLCCSRKEELGANLELLIERRPDVIYIELTGVANPDEIAQSLLEPYWDSRLSLHSLVTLVDAEHVLDYGSRLSADKQLVRTLRSQLAAAHLIIVNKSDLVEQETLWKIEKLIRKQNASAGIEFTIFSRISLDPLLEGIVSRGAKPLPKRAPAEFKEGLLKKAAADPGGVKAGPVPAQHGGAKLGPAPAQHGEAKPGPVPVHQGGTEPGPAPVHQGGTEPGPAPAQQGGTEPGRAPAQHGGAKPEPAPAQHCEATPDLATAQNGGSFSQVGAVTLAFPQGKTLPKAVLESFFREWADRLLRAKGHVRLPGGEPVQLVQHAGARTTWENSRYPGTPYVVFIGMNIDKERLAERWSALFR, from the coding sequence ATGAGAATACCGGTTATTGTCTTGAGCGGATTTTTGGGGAGCGGTAAAACAACCCTGCTGCTGTCGCTGCTCAAAGAGAGCTATGCTCGTGGCCTGCGGCCGGGTGTTCTGATGAACGAGCTCGGCATGCAGGATGTGGACGGCTATATTCTGGAGGAGCAGACCGGCGCGGCGGTTGAGAAGCTGCTGGACGGTTGCCTATGCTGCAGCCGCAAGGAAGAGCTCGGAGCCAATCTTGAGCTGCTGATCGAACGGCGCCCCGACGTTATTTATATAGAGCTTACCGGGGTGGCGAACCCCGATGAAATTGCGCAGTCGCTCTTGGAACCTTACTGGGACAGCAGGCTGTCGCTGCATTCTTTGGTGACGCTGGTGGATGCCGAACATGTGCTGGACTACGGCAGCAGGCTGTCAGCCGACAAGCAGCTTGTACGCACTTTGCGCAGCCAACTGGCCGCAGCACATCTCATTATCGTGAACAAAAGCGATCTTGTGGAGCAGGAAACGCTCTGGAAAATCGAAAAGCTGATCCGTAAGCAAAACGCCTCGGCGGGCATCGAATTTACAATTTTCAGCCGGATTTCGCTAGACCCGCTGCTTGAGGGGATCGTTTCACGGGGAGCGAAGCCCCTGCCAAAGCGGGCACCTGCTGAATTCAAGGAGGGCCTGCTTAAGAAAGCGGCGGCGGACCCCGGCGGGGTTAAAGCGGGCCCGGTGCCCGCACAACACGGCGGGGCCAAACTAGGCCCGGCGCCTGCACAGCATGGCGAGGCCAAACCGGGCCCGGTGCCCGTACATCAGGGCGGGACCGAACCGGGCCCGGCGCCCGTACATCAGGGCGGGACCGAACCGGGCCCGGCGCCTGCACAGCAGGGCGGGACCGAACCGGGCCGGGCGCCTGCACAGCATGGCGGGGCCAAACCGGAGCCGGCGCCTGCACAGCATTGCGAGGCCACGCCGGACCTTGCTACCGCACAGAACGGCGGTTCATTCTCGCAGGTCGGCGCCGTTACGCTTGCTTTTCCCCAAGGAAAAACTCTGCCCAAGGCGGTTCTGGAAAGCTTTTTCCGGGAATGGGCGGACAGGCTGCTGCGCGCTAAAGGGCATGTACGGCTTCCGGGCGGAGAGCCGGTGCAGCTTGTTCAGCATGCGGGCGCCCGGACAACCTGGGAAAACTCCCGCTATCCAGGGACGCCTTATGTCGTCTTTATCGGCATGAACATCGACAAGGAACGACTGGCTGAGCGTTGGTCCGCCCTGTTCCGCTGA